Proteins from a genomic interval of Streptomyces sp. NBC_01445:
- a CDS encoding FAD-binding and (Fe-S)-binding domain-containing protein, translating to MSAPAPVSAAPRPDVPDEATLQKLERALREVVPNGEVAFGRLRRAEYAQDASVYRQVPAAVVLPADTDELAAALAACHALNVAVTLRGAGTSIAGQAVGDGVVIDTSKYLNRVLEVDPEARTAKVEPGLVQAALQKACKPHGLRFGPDPSTHARCTIGGMIGNNACGTHSVAWGRTADNIVELEVLTYDGVRMTLRSLSAEELQQVIDEGGRRGEIHEQLRNLRDNHLTMLRTEFGRFRRQVSGYSLEHLLPENGFDLPAAMVGTEGTCAVVVSATVKLVEIPARRTLIALGFSDLPAAGDAAQHVLKHQPIACEGLGGDQVAALRRNVPDARPEEMLPEGAGWMLCEFGHDDDTPDPEAEQARAEVLKADTGAIDVRLVQDPAEQAALWRIREDSSGLATRAPDGSEAWPGWEDSAVPVEKLGDYLRDLEKLLQRHGLQGTPYGHFGEGCVHIRIDFDHETPEGVQIFRQFMSDAADLVASHGGTLSGEHGDGQARAEFLPQVFSEEAMDAFSDFKAIWDPGNRLNPGILVHPRPADERLRIKPGHRPTLPMTTTLALAEDDGDLSKALRRCVGIAKCRTSSGGVMCPSYRATGDETHSTRGRARVLYEMVQGEVITDGWQSEEVADALDLCLSCKGCKSDCPVGVDMATYKAEFLHHHHKGKIRPITHYSLGWLPLWSRLASYAPGVVNAIGGNRATAALLKKAGGIAPERPIPPFAKRRFRQWFHRSHKPALPGSRGKVLLWPDTFTEFMSPQVGQAAVEVLEYAGFEVVLPPDRLCCGLTWHTTGQLDTAKKVLGRTLDAVDPYLKQGMPLIGLEPSCTSLFRTDATEMFPGDERAVRLAKQTMTLAELLDQKAPDVEFGRLGDKTVTAMTQTHCHQHATLGSKADDRVLARAGVDSGRLDSGCCGLAGNFGFEKGHYDVSVAVGEQALLPALREAPEDTVVLADGYSCRTQITQLSDRSPRHLAEVLRDALRSRRSD from the coding sequence ATGTCCGCCCCCGCGCCCGTATCCGCCGCGCCGCGCCCCGATGTGCCCGACGAGGCGACGCTGCAGAAACTGGAGCGTGCGCTGAGGGAAGTCGTGCCGAACGGGGAGGTCGCCTTCGGGCGGCTCCGCCGTGCCGAGTACGCGCAGGACGCCTCCGTCTACCGACAGGTGCCGGCCGCCGTCGTGCTGCCCGCCGACACCGACGAGCTGGCCGCCGCCCTGGCCGCCTGCCACGCGCTGAACGTCGCGGTCACGCTGCGCGGTGCCGGTACCTCGATCGCCGGGCAGGCGGTCGGCGACGGCGTCGTCATCGACACCTCGAAGTACCTGAACCGCGTCCTGGAGGTCGACCCCGAGGCGCGCACCGCCAAGGTCGAGCCGGGACTGGTCCAGGCCGCGCTGCAGAAGGCGTGCAAGCCGCACGGCCTGCGCTTTGGCCCCGACCCTTCCACGCACGCCCGCTGCACCATCGGCGGCATGATCGGCAACAACGCCTGCGGCACCCACTCGGTGGCCTGGGGCCGTACCGCCGACAACATCGTCGAGCTGGAGGTCCTCACGTACGACGGCGTCCGCATGACGCTGCGCTCGCTGAGTGCCGAGGAGCTGCAGCAGGTCATCGACGAGGGCGGCCGCCGCGGCGAGATCCACGAGCAGCTGCGGAACCTGCGCGACAACCATCTGACCATGTTGCGCACCGAGTTCGGCCGCTTCCGCCGCCAGGTCTCCGGGTACAGCCTGGAACACCTGCTGCCGGAGAACGGCTTCGACCTGCCCGCCGCCATGGTCGGCACCGAGGGCACCTGCGCCGTTGTCGTCTCCGCGACCGTGAAGCTGGTGGAGATCCCCGCCCGCCGCACCCTCATCGCCCTCGGCTTCTCCGACCTGCCCGCGGCCGGCGACGCCGCCCAGCACGTCCTCAAGCACCAGCCCATCGCCTGCGAGGGCCTGGGCGGCGACCAGGTCGCCGCCCTGCGCCGCAACGTCCCCGACGCCCGCCCCGAGGAAATGCTCCCCGAGGGCGCCGGCTGGATGCTCTGCGAGTTCGGCCACGACGACGACACCCCGGACCCCGAGGCCGAGCAGGCCCGCGCCGAAGTGCTCAAGGCGGACACCGGCGCGATAGATGTCCGCCTCGTCCAGGACCCGGCCGAGCAGGCCGCGCTGTGGCGCATCCGTGAGGACAGCTCCGGCCTGGCCACTCGCGCGCCCGACGGCTCGGAGGCGTGGCCCGGCTGGGAGGACTCCGCCGTGCCCGTCGAGAAGCTCGGCGACTACCTGCGCGACCTGGAGAAGCTGCTCCAGAGGCACGGCCTGCAGGGCACCCCGTACGGCCACTTCGGCGAGGGCTGCGTCCACATCCGGATCGACTTCGACCACGAGACGCCCGAAGGCGTCCAGATCTTCCGGCAGTTCATGTCGGACGCCGCCGACCTGGTCGCGAGCCACGGCGGCACGCTGTCCGGCGAGCACGGCGACGGCCAGGCCCGCGCCGAGTTCCTGCCGCAGGTCTTCAGCGAGGAGGCCATGGACGCCTTCTCCGACTTCAAGGCGATCTGGGACCCGGGCAACCGCCTCAACCCCGGCATCCTCGTCCACCCGCGCCCGGCCGACGAGCGCCTGCGCATCAAGCCCGGCCATCGGCCCACCCTGCCGATGACCACCACCCTCGCACTCGCCGAGGACGACGGCGACCTGTCCAAGGCGCTGCGCCGCTGCGTCGGCATCGCCAAGTGCCGTACGTCGTCGGGCGGCGTGATGTGCCCCAGCTACCGTGCCACCGGCGACGAGACGCACTCCACCCGCGGCCGCGCCCGCGTCCTGTACGAGATGGTGCAGGGCGAGGTCATCACCGACGGCTGGCAGTCCGAGGAAGTCGCCGACGCCCTCGACCTGTGCCTGTCCTGCAAAGGCTGCAAGAGCGACTGCCCGGTCGGCGTCGACATGGCCACGTACAAGGCCGAGTTCCTGCACCACCACCACAAGGGCAAGATCCGTCCGATCACGCACTATTCGCTCGGCTGGCTGCCGCTCTGGTCCCGGCTCGCCTCGTACGCACCGGGCGTGGTCAATGCGATCGGCGGCAACAGGGCCACTGCCGCGCTCCTGAAGAAGGCCGGCGGCATCGCGCCCGAGCGCCCCATCCCGCCCTTCGCGAAGCGCCGCTTCCGCCAGTGGTTCCACCGCAGCCACAAGCCCGCCCTTCCCGGCAGCCGCGGCAAGGTCCTGCTCTGGCCCGACACGTTCACCGAGTTCATGTCGCCGCAGGTCGGACAGGCCGCGGTGGAGGTCCTGGAGTACGCAGGCTTCGAGGTCGTGCTGCCGCCGGACCGCCTGTGCTGCGGTTTGACCTGGCACACCACGGGCCAGCTCGACACGGCGAAGAAGGTCCTGGGCCGCACGCTCGACGCCGTCGACCCGTACCTCAAGCAGGGCATGCCGCTGATCGGCCTGGAACCCAGCTGCACCTCGTTGTTCCGCACGGACGCCACCGAGATGTTCCCGGGCGACGAGCGCGCCGTGCGGCTCGCGAAGCAGACCATGACGCTGGCCGAACTCCTCGACCAGAAGGCCCCGGACGTCGAGTTCGGGCGGCTCGGCGACAAAACGGTGACCGCGATGACCCAGACCCACTGCCACCAGCACGCCACCCTCGGCAGCAAGGCGGACGACCGGGTCCTGGCCCGTGCGGGTGTGGACTCCGGCCGCCTGGACTCCGGTTGCTGCGGACTGG